One genomic segment of Amycolatopsis granulosa includes these proteins:
- a CDS encoding DMT family transporter, whose translation MHWLYLGVAVVFEIAVAVSAGKAQGFTRPGWTAATLISGGIGTYLLSLALLTFDVGVGYAIWTSVAGVGIVILGAVLFGQRLDWRKVVGIGAVIVGVVGLQLSGAA comes from the coding sequence ATGCACTGGCTCTACCTCGGCGTCGCGGTCGTCTTCGAGATCGCCGTCGCCGTCTCCGCGGGTAAGGCCCAAGGGTTCACCCGGCCCGGGTGGACCGCCGCCACGCTGATCAGCGGTGGTATCGGCACCTACCTGCTCAGCCTGGCGCTGCTGACCTTCGACGTCGGCGTCGGGTACGCGATCTGGACCTCCGTCGCCGGCGTCGGCATCGTCATCCTCGGTGCCGTCCTGTTCGGCCAGCGCCTCGACTGGCGCAAGGTCGTGGGGATCGGCGCCGTCATCGTCGGCGTGGTCGGCCTCCAGCTCAGCGGGGCGGCGTGA
- a CDS encoding DMT family transporter produces the protein MSRTPASRPAAWLVLLLAGAFEVGYALSVGGSHGFTVLSWSLVAVVFFLLTLFALSVALRTIDVGIGYAVWAGIGAAGAALLGPVFFDETLTPVKAVWLAVIIAGVVWIKLADRPRPHAQVPDEDRADPRGRPVTS, from the coding sequence ATGTCGCGCACACCAGCCTCCCGCCCCGCCGCGTGGCTCGTACTCCTCCTCGCCGGCGCGTTCGAAGTCGGCTACGCCCTCTCGGTCGGAGGGAGCCACGGCTTCACCGTGCTCTCGTGGTCGCTCGTCGCCGTGGTCTTCTTCCTGCTGACGCTCTTCGCGCTCAGCGTCGCCCTGCGCACGATCGACGTCGGCATCGGCTATGCGGTCTGGGCCGGCATCGGCGCGGCCGGAGCCGCGCTGCTCGGCCCCGTCTTCTTCGACGAGACCCTCACCCCGGTCAAGGCGGTGTGGCTCGCGGTGATCATCGCTGGTGTCGTCTGGATCAAGCTCGCCGACCGGCCCCGTCCGCACGCGCAGGTTCCGGACGAGGACCGTGCCGACCCACGAGGCCGGCCTGTCACGTCGTGA
- a CDS encoding PadR family transcriptional regulator yields the protein MPRRALDNPLVLGVLGLLLESPMHPYQVFTELRARSASAINRGTLYDVVEALVAARWVAPQGTERSGNRPERTVYALTDSGRDELVRRLDSRIREPKREYPEFLGAIAYLGALGPDGAIAALTERARRLRERADADQERLRAVLRDGVPRLHVIEAEYALHQTRAEITWVEDLITEIHDGSLPWP from the coding sequence ATGCCACGACGCGCACTGGACAACCCCCTGGTCCTCGGGGTCCTGGGCCTGTTGCTCGAATCGCCGATGCACCCGTACCAGGTGTTCACCGAACTGCGTGCCCGCAGCGCGAGCGCGATCAACCGGGGCACGCTCTACGACGTCGTGGAGGCCCTCGTCGCGGCGCGATGGGTCGCTCCGCAAGGCACCGAGCGCAGCGGCAACCGGCCGGAACGCACGGTGTACGCGCTCACCGACTCCGGCCGGGACGAACTGGTGCGCCGGCTGGACAGCCGCATCCGGGAGCCGAAGCGGGAGTACCCGGAGTTCCTGGGCGCGATCGCGTACCTGGGCGCGCTCGGCCCGGACGGAGCGATCGCCGCGCTGACCGAGCGCGCCCGGCGGCTGCGCGAACGCGCTGACGCCGACCAGGAGCGGCTGCGCGCGGTGCTGCGCGACGGCGTGCCGCGGCTGCACGTCATCGAGGCGGAGTACGCGCTCCACCAGACCCGCGCCGAGATCACGTGGGTCGAGGACCTGATCACCGAAATCCACGACGGCTCCCTGCCCTGGCCCTGA
- a CDS encoding amino acid permease has translation MSNEATDEGYARGLKNRQISMMAIGGAIGTGLFLGAGAAIETSGPALIVSYAVAGAVIFLIMRALGELLMYRPVSRSFVDYAEEFVGRFAGFATGWVYWLMWVVTAMAEITAAGIYVQYWFPAVPQWVTAAVVLGVLFLANLISVKVFGEFEFWFSMIKVVTIVGAIVLGLAVIVFGIGPAGEHATFAHLVSDGGFLPHGAGSALLALQSVMFAYLGVELIGLTAGEAENPRVVLPKAINSVMVRIGVFYVGALVVLLSLVPWTEFHAGKSPFVRAFDAVGIHGAAGIIQFVVLTAALSSCNSGIYSTGRMLRTLAIHRAAPAKFTRLSKRQVPAASITVSAIVMALGILINAVVPEKAFAYITSVATVGVLWTWGIVVVCQLRYRRRSDRGELPVSQFRMPGAPWTGYLALAFLALVVVLLGFGEDTRVALYVTPVVAVVIGAGYLLSRRSPEVKEPV, from the coding sequence ATGAGCAACGAGGCAACTGACGAGGGCTACGCCCGGGGCCTGAAGAACCGCCAGATCAGCATGATGGCGATCGGCGGCGCGATCGGCACCGGACTGTTCCTGGGCGCCGGTGCCGCGATCGAGACATCCGGGCCGGCCCTGATCGTCTCCTACGCCGTCGCGGGCGCGGTCATCTTCCTGATCATGCGCGCGCTCGGCGAACTGCTGATGTACCGGCCGGTGTCACGCAGCTTCGTGGACTACGCCGAGGAGTTCGTCGGCCGCTTCGCCGGGTTCGCCACCGGCTGGGTGTACTGGCTGATGTGGGTGGTCACCGCGATGGCGGAGATCACCGCGGCCGGCATCTACGTGCAGTACTGGTTCCCGGCGGTCCCGCAGTGGGTCACCGCCGCGGTCGTGCTCGGTGTGCTGTTCCTGGCCAATCTGATCTCGGTGAAGGTGTTCGGCGAGTTCGAGTTCTGGTTCTCCATGATCAAGGTCGTGACGATCGTCGGCGCGATCGTGCTCGGCCTCGCGGTCATCGTGTTCGGCATCGGGCCTGCCGGGGAGCACGCCACGTTCGCGCACCTGGTCAGCGACGGCGGTTTCCTGCCGCACGGCGCGGGCAGCGCGCTGCTGGCGCTGCAGAGCGTCATGTTCGCCTACCTCGGTGTCGAGCTGATCGGCCTCACCGCGGGCGAGGCGGAGAACCCGCGCGTCGTGCTGCCGAAGGCGATCAACAGCGTCATGGTCCGGATCGGCGTGTTCTACGTCGGCGCGCTGGTGGTGCTGCTGTCGCTGGTCCCGTGGACCGAGTTCCACGCCGGCAAGAGCCCGTTCGTGCGCGCCTTCGACGCGGTCGGCATCCACGGTGCCGCCGGGATCATCCAGTTCGTCGTGCTGACCGCGGCACTGTCGTCGTGCAACTCGGGCATCTACTCGACCGGCCGGATGCTGCGCACCCTCGCGATCCACCGCGCCGCGCCCGCCAAGTTCACCCGCCTGTCGAAGCGGCAGGTGCCGGCGGCGAGCATCACCGTGTCGGCGATCGTCATGGCGCTCGGCATCCTGATCAACGCGGTGGTGCCGGAGAAGGCGTTCGCCTACATCACCAGCGTCGCCACCGTCGGGGTGCTGTGGACGTGGGGGATCGTCGTGGTCTGCCAGCTGCGGTACCGCCGCCGCAGCGACCGCGGCGAGCTGCCGGTGTCGCAGTTCCGCATGCCCGGCGCGCCGTGGACCGGTTACCTCGCGCTGGCCTTCCTCGCACTGGTGGTGGTGCTGCTCGGGTTCGGCGAGGACACCCGGGTGGCCCTGTACGTCACGCCGGTCGTGGCGGTGGTGATCGGGGCCGGCTACCTGCTCAGCCGCCGGTCGCCGGAGGTCAAGGAGCCGGTGTGA
- a CDS encoding PQQ-dependent sugar dehydrogenase, translating to MRRIGAVVLAVLAFTACTSSPAQPRPSTPPTAPVTVAGRSPALKVDVVASGLQHGWDVGFLPDGSMLVTQRPGRLTLVGHGTVSQVAADFSDVWARGEGGLMGLVVHPDFATSRRFTTCQTHQENGRAVDIRLVTWSLSPDERSATKVHDLLTGLPVNDSGRHSGCRPQIAADGALLVGTGDTAQPDVSQDRHSLGGKVLRIDLNTGGPLPGNPFLSSPDPDEQRIYTYGHRNIQGVAVRPGTGQVFTAEHGPAFDDEINLIRPGGNYGWDPSRGGTVDTYDENVPMTDLQRFPDAVRAVWTSGTITEAICGAAFVSGPQWGPLDGRLAVVALKGQKMLMFTLNPAGAVTEVYLPAEFDATYGRLRAVRSGPDGALYVTTSDGTDDKVLRVTPAP from the coding sequence ATGCGCCGCATCGGAGCCGTTGTGCTCGCCGTCCTGGCCTTCACGGCCTGCACGTCGTCGCCCGCGCAACCGCGCCCGTCCACCCCGCCCACCGCACCCGTCACCGTTGCCGGGCGGAGTCCGGCGCTGAAGGTGGACGTGGTGGCGAGCGGACTTCAGCACGGGTGGGACGTCGGCTTCCTGCCCGACGGCTCGATGCTGGTCACCCAGCGGCCCGGACGGCTCACGCTCGTCGGCCACGGCACGGTCAGCCAGGTGGCCGCCGACTTCTCCGACGTGTGGGCGCGCGGCGAGGGCGGCCTGATGGGCTTGGTGGTGCACCCGGACTTCGCCACCAGCCGCCGGTTCACCACCTGCCAGACCCACCAGGAGAACGGGCGGGCCGTCGACATCCGCCTGGTCACCTGGTCGTTGTCGCCGGACGAGCGCAGCGCCACGAAGGTGCACGACCTGCTCACCGGCCTGCCGGTGAACGACAGCGGCCGGCACTCCGGCTGCCGCCCGCAGATCGCCGCGGACGGCGCACTGCTCGTCGGGACCGGCGACACCGCCCAGCCGGACGTGTCGCAGGACCGGCACAGCCTCGGCGGCAAGGTGCTGCGCATCGACCTCAACACCGGCGGGCCGCTGCCCGGCAACCCGTTCCTCTCCTCGCCGGACCCGGACGAGCAGCGGATCTACACCTACGGCCACCGCAACATCCAGGGCGTGGCCGTGCGGCCGGGGACCGGGCAGGTCTTCACCGCCGAGCACGGCCCGGCGTTCGACGACGAGATCAACCTGATCCGGCCGGGCGGCAACTACGGCTGGGACCCGTCCCGCGGCGGCACGGTCGACACCTACGACGAGAACGTGCCGATGACCGACCTGCAGCGGTTCCCGGACGCCGTCCGGGCGGTGTGGACGTCCGGGACGATCACCGAGGCGATCTGCGGTGCGGCGTTCGTGTCCGGGCCGCAGTGGGGCCCGCTGGACGGCCGGCTCGCCGTCGTCGCGCTCAAGGGCCAGAAGATGCTGATGTTCACGCTGAACCCCGCGGGCGCGGTCACCGAGGTGTACCTGCCCGCGGAGTTCGACGCCACCTACGGCCGGCTGCGGGCGGTGCGCAGCGGGCCGGACGGTGCCCTGTACGTGACGACGTCCGACGGCACCGACGACAAGGTCCTGCGGGTCACACCGGCTCCTTGA
- a CDS encoding response regulator has protein sequence MTARVLICDDQELARTGLRMIVDSQADLAVAGEAGDGAAAVERAVELRPDLVLMDVRMPVLDGVAATGRICARLPGTRVLIITTFDLDEYAYAGLRAGASGFVVKDAPADELLVAIRGVLRGDAMVSPSVTRRLLDRFLAGPVDARPLDVLTDRERDVLALIGRGLSNREIAGRLYIGETTVKTHVGHVLRKLRLRDRVHAVVTAYETGLVRPGG, from the coding sequence GTGACGGCGCGCGTGCTGATCTGCGACGACCAGGAGCTGGCGCGCACCGGGCTGCGGATGATCGTGGACAGCCAGGCGGACCTGGCGGTGGCCGGGGAGGCGGGCGACGGCGCGGCCGCCGTGGAACGGGCCGTGGAGCTGCGGCCGGACCTGGTGCTGATGGATGTGCGGATGCCGGTGCTGGACGGCGTCGCGGCCACCGGGCGGATCTGCGCCCGGCTGCCTGGGACACGCGTCCTGATCATCACGACGTTCGACCTGGACGAGTACGCGTACGCCGGTCTGCGGGCGGGGGCCAGCGGGTTCGTGGTCAAGGACGCCCCCGCGGACGAGCTGCTGGTGGCGATCCGCGGCGTGCTGCGCGGCGACGCGATGGTGTCCCCGTCGGTCACCCGGCGGTTGCTCGACCGGTTCCTGGCCGGCCCGGTGGACGCGCGGCCGCTGGACGTGCTCACCGACCGGGAGCGGGACGTGCTGGCGCTGATCGGGCGCGGCCTGAGCAACCGCGAGATCGCCGGCCGGCTCTACATCGGTGAGACGACGGTCAAAACGCATGTCGGGCACGTCCTGCGCAAGCTGCGCCTGCGCGATCGGGTGCACGCGGTGGTGACCGCCTACGAAACGGGGCTGGTGCGCCCGGGCGGCTGA
- a CDS encoding histidine kinase, which translates to MHRLLQWLRGHPWLADLPLYAYFLFPPLVQDRPDWQPMWVQALVLAGIVLPLPWRRRAPELVAAVVLAAVAVSYAAEVQTYDRGRGEIAMAVVLYTLVVLGKRRAAAATAVGVVVLDVWWACTWSAGTSVSPFIAILGTLPVHLTAWALGEFVRARRAVAAESQRRVLAEERSRIARELHDVVAHSVSVMVLQAEGAKLLAHQDPDRAAQALEAIGGTGRGALGELRRLLGVLHGTEPHPGIGDLRELAARSSVGRQPVRLEVRGDGDALPASAALQTYRIVQEGLTNVLKHASPDAETSVLVEFGDQVRIEVVNSGGTGTPPALPSSGRGLAGVAQRVEMFGGTLHTGPTPDGGYRLAATLRAVS; encoded by the coding sequence GTGCACCGGCTGCTCCAGTGGTTGCGCGGCCACCCGTGGCTGGCCGACCTCCCGCTCTACGCCTACTTCCTGTTCCCGCCCCTCGTGCAGGACCGGCCGGACTGGCAGCCGATGTGGGTGCAGGCGCTGGTGCTCGCCGGGATCGTGCTGCCGCTGCCGTGGCGGCGCCGCGCTCCGGAGCTGGTCGCGGCGGTCGTGCTGGCCGCGGTCGCGGTGAGCTACGCGGCCGAGGTGCAGACCTATGACCGTGGTCGCGGCGAGATCGCGATGGCCGTCGTGCTCTACACACTGGTCGTGCTGGGCAAGCGGCGGGCGGCGGCGGCCACCGCGGTCGGCGTGGTGGTCCTCGACGTGTGGTGGGCGTGCACCTGGTCGGCGGGCACCTCGGTCAGCCCGTTCATCGCGATCCTGGGAACCCTGCCGGTACATCTCACGGCGTGGGCGCTCGGTGAGTTCGTCCGGGCCCGGCGCGCGGTCGCCGCGGAGTCGCAACGGCGCGTGCTGGCCGAGGAGCGGTCGCGGATCGCGCGCGAGCTGCACGACGTCGTCGCGCACAGCGTGAGCGTGATGGTGCTGCAGGCCGAGGGCGCGAAGCTGCTGGCCCACCAGGACCCGGACCGGGCGGCGCAGGCGCTGGAGGCCATCGGCGGCACCGGACGTGGTGCGCTCGGTGAGCTGCGGCGGCTGCTCGGGGTCCTGCACGGCACCGAGCCCCACCCCGGGATCGGTGACCTGCGCGAGCTGGCGGCGCGATCGAGCGTGGGACGGCAGCCGGTGCGGCTGGAAGTGCGCGGCGACGGCGACGCGCTGCCCGCGAGCGCCGCGCTGCAGACCTATCGCATCGTGCAGGAGGGCCTCACGAACGTGCTGAAACACGCGTCCCCGGACGCCGAGACGTCGGTGCTGGTGGAGTTCGGCGACCAGGTGCGCATCGAGGTGGTCAACAGCGGCGGCACCGGCACGCCGCCGGCGCTCCCCTCCTCCGGGCGCGGGCTGGCCGGTGTCGCGCAGCGCGTCGAGATGTTCGGCGGCACCCTCCACACCGGACCGACGCCGGACGGCGGCTACCGCCTGGCCGCGACCCTGCGGGCGGTGTCGTGA
- a CDS encoding class I SAM-dependent methyltransferase: MTITREFLRNPGRTGAIAASSRRLAAAMVAGIGAECAGRVVELGPGTGVFTEALLARLRPGARLTAIEVNPRLAGGLARRHPGVEVITGSAEHLAEHVPAADVVVSGLPWALFPRERQERILDQIGEVLAPGGRFATFAYLHAAWLPAARRFEAALARRFGFVGRSRVVWGNLPPAFVHRAAVTP; this comes from the coding sequence ATGACCATCACCAGGGAATTCCTCCGCAACCCCGGCCGCACCGGCGCGATCGCGGCCAGTTCACGGCGGCTGGCCGCGGCCATGGTCGCGGGCATCGGAGCCGAGTGCGCGGGCCGCGTCGTCGAGCTCGGGCCGGGCACCGGGGTGTTCACCGAGGCCCTGCTCGCCCGGCTGCGGCCCGGCGCGCGGCTGACCGCGATCGAGGTGAACCCGCGACTGGCCGGCGGCCTCGCCCGGCGCCACCCGGGCGTCGAGGTGATCACCGGGTCCGCGGAGCACCTCGCCGAGCACGTGCCCGCCGCGGACGTGGTGGTGTCCGGGTTGCCCTGGGCGCTGTTCCCGCGCGAGCGGCAGGAGCGCATCCTGGACCAGATCGGCGAAGTGCTGGCACCGGGCGGCCGGTTCGCCACCTTCGCCTACCTGCATGCGGCCTGGCTGCCCGCCGCCCGGCGGTTCGAGGCCGCGCTCGCCCGGCGGTTCGGGTTCGTCGGCCGGAGCCGGGTGGTGTGGGGCAACCTGCCACCCGCCTTCGTGCACCGCGCGGCCGTGACGCCGTGA
- the mfd gene encoding transcription-repair coupling factor, with protein sequence MTDPQLSGLLTAVLPDPALRAVIERAGAPQLELEGATATRQLVVAALAADAGAGRPVLAVTATGREAEELTAALASLIGEDAVAGFPSWETLPHERLSPRADTVGRRLDVLHRLRTDHAPRVVVATVRSLIQPMAPGLGSLAPVELTVGEEEEFEGLLERLVELAYTRVDMVEKRGEFAVRGGILDIFPPTADHPYRVEFWGDEVSEVRAFAVSDQRSLPGELSSVYAPPCRELLLTPEVKARAGELAETYAADAQLAEMLTKLAGGIPVEGMEALIPVLCEGELELLTDAMPEGTHVLLADPEKIRARAADLVRTGQEFLEASWMSAAGGGQAPIDLGASAYRNLEEVAKHAGETGRAWWTLSQLTSEDADVLHVGIDASPGYRGDLDRAVRDLHAHLAAGGTAVLVVAGHGTATRAVEQLSTAGVSAAHAADGLREQLRPGIVTVACGGLAEGFVAPELRLVVLTEADLTGRGATAGSATRDLGAKMPSRRRNAVDPLALKPGDYVVHDQHGIGRFVEMVQRTVGGATREYLVLEYASSKRGHPGDRLYVPSDQLDEVSRYVGGELPTLNKLGGSDWKNTKAKARKAVKEIAAELVQLYAARQASPGHPFGPDTPWQRELEDAFPFTETNDQLAAIDEVKADMERGVPMDRVICGDVGYGKTEIAVRAAFKAVQDGKQVAVLVPTTLLAQQHLNTFSQRMASFPVKIKGLSRFTDKIESEATLAGLADGTVDIVIGTHRLLQTGIRYKDLGLVIVDEEQRFGVEHKEHIKALRTHVDVLTMSATPIPRTLEMSLAGIREMSTILTPPEDRHPILTYVGAYDDKQVAAAIRRELLRDGQVFYVHNRVSSIEKAARRIRELVPEARVVTAHGQMNEEKLEKIIQGFWEREYDVLVCTTIVETGLDISNANTLIVERGDLLGLAQLHQLRGRVGRGRERGYAYFLYPPESPLTETAHDRLATIAQNTELGAGMAVAMKDLEIRGAGNILGAEQSGHIAGVGFDLYVRLVGEAVDVFRRSAGEAPAEEELREVRVDLPIDAHIPHDYVPGERLRLEAYRKIAAAVDDHELRAVEEELIDRYGQPPAPVQRLLAVARFRHVCRSVGVTEVSAQGNNIRFAPLELMDSQMVRLKRLYPKATYKAAMRTVSVPKPTEGPAGGRMGAPQLRDDALLDWCTKLLVNLTKKPAPVG encoded by the coding sequence GTGACCGACCCGCAGCTCTCCGGCCTGCTCACCGCCGTCCTGCCCGACCCCGCCCTGCGCGCGGTGATCGAGCGCGCCGGTGCACCCCAGCTGGAACTGGAGGGCGCCACCGCCACCCGCCAGCTGGTGGTCGCCGCGCTGGCCGCCGACGCCGGGGCGGGGCGCCCGGTGCTGGCCGTCACCGCCACCGGCCGTGAGGCCGAGGAGCTGACGGCCGCGCTGGCGAGCCTGATCGGCGAGGACGCGGTGGCCGGCTTCCCGTCCTGGGAGACGCTGCCGCACGAGCGCCTCTCCCCGAGGGCGGACACCGTCGGCCGCCGGCTGGACGTGCTGCACCGCCTGCGCACCGACCACGCGCCGCGCGTGGTGGTGGCCACGGTGCGCAGCCTGATCCAGCCGATGGCGCCCGGCCTGGGCAGTCTCGCGCCGGTGGAGCTGACGGTCGGCGAGGAGGAGGAGTTCGAGGGCCTGCTGGAGCGGCTCGTCGAGCTGGCCTACACCCGCGTGGACATGGTCGAGAAGCGCGGCGAGTTCGCGGTGCGCGGCGGCATCCTGGACATCTTCCCACCGACCGCCGATCACCCGTACCGGGTCGAGTTCTGGGGCGACGAGGTCAGCGAGGTACGCGCGTTCGCGGTGTCGGACCAGCGATCGCTGCCCGGCGAACTGTCCTCCGTGTACGCGCCGCCGTGCCGGGAGCTGCTGCTCACCCCGGAGGTGAAGGCCCGCGCCGGTGAGCTCGCCGAGACCTACGCGGCCGACGCACAGCTGGCCGAGATGCTCACCAAGCTCGCCGGCGGCATCCCGGTCGAGGGCATGGAGGCCCTCATCCCCGTGTTGTGCGAGGGCGAGCTGGAGCTGCTCACCGACGCGATGCCCGAGGGCACCCACGTCCTGCTGGCCGACCCGGAGAAGATCCGCGCCCGCGCCGCCGACCTGGTGCGCACGGGACAGGAGTTCCTCGAGGCGTCCTGGATGTCCGCGGCCGGTGGCGGCCAGGCGCCGATCGACCTGGGCGCCTCGGCCTACCGCAACCTGGAAGAGGTCGCCAAGCACGCCGGCGAGACCGGCCGGGCGTGGTGGACGCTGTCGCAGCTGACCAGCGAGGACGCCGACGTGCTGCACGTCGGCATCGACGCCTCACCCGGCTACCGCGGCGACCTGGATCGCGCGGTGCGGGACCTGCACGCCCACCTGGCCGCGGGCGGCACCGCGGTGCTGGTGGTGGCCGGGCACGGCACGGCGACCCGCGCGGTCGAGCAGCTGTCCACGGCCGGGGTGTCGGCCGCCCACGCCGCGGACGGGCTGCGCGAGCAGCTCCGCCCCGGGATCGTCACGGTCGCCTGCGGTGGCCTCGCCGAAGGGTTCGTCGCCCCCGAGCTGAGGCTGGTCGTCCTCACCGAGGCCGACCTGACCGGCCGTGGCGCCACCGCCGGGTCGGCGACCCGCGACCTGGGCGCGAAGATGCCGTCGCGCCGTCGCAACGCCGTCGACCCGCTGGCGCTCAAACCGGGTGACTACGTGGTGCACGACCAGCACGGCATCGGCCGGTTCGTGGAGATGGTGCAGCGCACCGTCGGTGGTGCCACCCGCGAGTACCTGGTGCTCGAGTACGCGTCGTCCAAGCGCGGTCACCCCGGCGACCGGCTCTACGTGCCGAGCGACCAGCTCGACGAGGTGTCCCGCTACGTCGGCGGCGAGCTGCCGACGTTGAACAAGCTGGGCGGGTCGGACTGGAAGAACACCAAGGCCAAGGCCCGCAAGGCGGTCAAGGAGATCGCCGCCGAGCTGGTGCAGCTCTACGCCGCGCGCCAGGCGTCGCCGGGTCACCCGTTCGGACCGGACACGCCGTGGCAGAGGGAGCTGGAGGACGCGTTCCCGTTCACCGAGACCAACGACCAGCTCGCCGCGATCGACGAGGTCAAGGCGGACATGGAGCGGGGCGTCCCGATGGACCGCGTGATCTGCGGCGACGTCGGGTACGGCAAGACCGAGATCGCGGTGCGCGCCGCGTTCAAGGCGGTGCAGGACGGCAAGCAGGTGGCGGTGCTGGTGCCCACCACCCTGCTGGCCCAGCAGCACCTCAACACGTTCAGCCAGCGCATGGCCTCGTTCCCGGTGAAGATCAAGGGCTTGTCCCGGTTCACCGACAAGATCGAGTCAGAAGCGACCCTGGCGGGCCTGGCCGACGGCACGGTCGACATCGTGATCGGCACGCACCGGCTGTTGCAGACCGGTATCCGCTACAAGGACCTGGGCCTGGTCATCGTCGACGAGGAGCAGCGGTTCGGTGTCGAGCACAAGGAGCACATCAAGGCGCTGCGCACCCATGTCGACGTGCTGACCATGTCGGCCACGCCGATCCCGCGGACGCTGGAGATGTCGCTGGCCGGAATCCGGGAGATGTCCACGATCCTGACCCCGCCGGAGGACCGGCACCCGATCCTGACCTACGTGGGCGCCTACGACGACAAGCAGGTCGCCGCGGCCATCCGGCGGGAGCTGCTGCGCGACGGCCAGGTGTTCTACGTGCACAACCGGGTGTCCTCGATCGAGAAGGCGGCGCGCCGCATCCGCGAGCTGGTGCCCGAGGCGCGGGTGGTCACCGCGCACGGCCAGATGAACGAGGAGAAGCTCGAGAAGATCATCCAGGGCTTCTGGGAGCGCGAGTACGACGTGCTGGTCTGCACCACGATCGTGGAGACCGGTCTGGACATCTCCAACGCCAACACGTTGATCGTCGAGCGTGGTGACCTGCTCGGCCTGGCGCAACTGCACCAGTTGCGCGGCCGGGTCGGGCGCGGGCGGGAGCGTGGCTACGCGTATTTCCTGTACCCGCCGGAGAGCCCGCTCACCGAGACCGCGCACGACCGGCTGGCGACCATCGCGCAGAACACCGAGCTGGGCGCGGGCATGGCGGTGGCGATGAAGGACCTGGAGATCCGCGGCGCCGGCAACATCCTCGGCGCCGAGCAGTCCGGGCACATCGCCGGTGTCGGGTTCGACCTGTACGTGCGGCTGGTCGGTGAGGCGGTGGACGTGTTCCGCCGCAGCGCCGGGGAGGCGCCCGCCGAGGAGGAGCTCCGCGAGGTGCGGGTGGACCTGCCGATCGACGCGCACATCCCGCACGACTACGTGCCCGGCGAGCGGCTGCGCCTGGAGGCCTACCGCAAGATCGCGGCGGCGGTGGACGACCACGAGCTGCGCGCGGTCGAGGAGGAGCTCATCGACCGCTACGGCCAGCCGCCCGCACCCGTGCAGCGGCTGCTCGCGGTCGCGCGGTTCCGGCACGTGTGCCGCTCGGTGGGTGTCACCGAGGTTTCCGCGCAGGGCAACAACATCCGCTTCGCGCCCCTGGAGCTGATGGACTCGCAGATGGTGCGGCTCAAGCGGCTGTACCCGAAGGCCACCTACAAGGCCGCGATGCGGACGGTGTCGGTGCCGAAGCCGACCGAGGGTCCGGCTGGCGGCCGGATGGGCGCGCCGCAGCTGCGTGATGATGCGCTGCTGGATTGGTGCACCAAGCTCCTGGTCAACCTGACCAAGAAACCCGCCCCCGTCGGCTAA
- a CDS encoding GNAT family N-acetyltransferase gives MVTRNDEKHRYEIHVEGKLGGFAEYRERGDDVIFTHTEVDDAFSGQGLGSRLAAGAIDDAVQRGRTIVPLCPFIGAYLRKHPEHDASVRWPD, from the coding sequence GTGGTCACCCGCAACGACGAGAAGCACCGCTACGAGATCCACGTCGAGGGAAAGCTGGGCGGGTTCGCCGAGTACCGCGAGCGCGGTGACGACGTGATCTTCACCCACACCGAGGTCGACGACGCCTTTTCCGGGCAGGGCCTGGGTTCGCGCCTGGCGGCGGGCGCGATCGACGACGCGGTGCAGCGCGGCCGGACGATCGTGCCGCTGTGCCCGTTCATCGGGGCCTACCTGCGCAAGCACCCGGAGCACGACGCCAGCGTCCGGTGGCCGGACTGA